TTCATCAATGCAGATTTCCCAGCGTTTGCTGGACCAAAAACAAAGCACTGGAAAACATTTCTTTCTGATTGTTGCTTCTTCCTATCCAGACGCCTTCTCCTAGTGATGCGGATGGCAGAGGAAGAATCGCCAGGATATCCAATGTATATCAAGTTCTCCAAGCTACGAGCTGGGTCTAAGAGTGTCATAAGCGCCCACTACAATATGCACCATAACTCATTATAGTGATCAGATCACATGAATGTGCACTAACTTAGTCAACAATGAGTTAGTTCTAATGAGAATAAATTAAGTGTGAAATTCATATTTTCAAGAGCAGAAAACCAGGAATACCTCTGATAGAAATGCATCAAGTGATAGCCCTCCCAGTGCAGTTTTCTCTGCAGCATCCTTATATGGAGCATCATTCCATGGACTGAAGTTGAAGAATAAAATGTCAAGTATGATTCAAGATAACATCGCTTTGCAACTTATAAAAATAGAGATCTATATGTGCAAATTCATACACAGCTTATTATAACAGTTTTTGAAACGAAAATCCCCTCATTTTCACTTTCGGTATGTGAAGATTTTTACTAGATTTTTAGTCTGTAGCAGTCTGTTATCCTGACTCTTTTGGGACAATAAAATTGCACACTCCAACCTCACCCACTCTCAGTAGGATTGCAATCTAGcaaaagaaaattgaagaaatGTATTTCAAATTGAGAACCATACTTCTCTGGAGCAGTTGAAAAAACATCCTCAACTTCAATGGGCCGGAGATTATTGTCCTGAAAAAAACAATATTACAATTCTTATAATTTCAAAAACTATAAGAACAAGTTAAGAATATTAACATTTTAGACTGGAATAGAAAATAGCAAGAGAAATATAATGTAAATAAATATGAGAAAGACTAAGACATACTAAGTCACTGTCAAACAATTCATAGACTCCCTTCAGGAATTCGATAGCTTCATTTGTCAGCTCCACACTCTACATAAAAGGCAACACAGAAGAGCAAAATTATATGGAGAAGTTCAAATAACGCCATAGGAGAGCATATATGATGAGATATAGAGTCCATTATGCCAATGTAAAACAGAACAATTCATAATTGGCCTAATTAAAATCAGCCAATTTTGGCTTTGCTCATCTAAAACGACATGTAGGTATTCCATTAGTCACcaaatataacattaataatatTAGTCACATTCAAACGCAATgcttgtaaaataaaatttaaaataaaccaaaaaaaacTCTGTAGCAGAAGAATAATTACCAATTCTAACTAATGCTCATATGGACAATATTGTAAGCAAACAATAATGATCAGACAATGCTAGTCGAAAATGAAAGCAAAAGGAACAACAGCTTTAAATGCTTATTCAGTGTTCTCATAAAAAAGAGAATGTTTAGTTTAAGTGAAGGTTACCTGATCAGGAGCTCTTTTAAATGAAGAATATGGAATGAGATCATCTGAAAGTTTGATATCGTTGTTATATCCAAATTTCCTCAGGACTGTCCATGTTGTCTCAAGGCGTCCTTTTTCTATGAATAGTGCATGAAGAAATAGAAAACCAGTCAATGTGAGACCGCGTTCATTGACTCCTTCAACCAACTTATCTTGCACAACCCGTTTAACACCAACTATTTCCGAAGGTTGTAACGGAGCATTGAAACATTTGACCTGTTTTGCAACAAAGTATTAGATCCCTGGCTGTTCAAGCACAAGATATCTTATGTTAACATTGACAAAAAGCTTATTTCATGTTTAAATAGATCAGCATTTCAATACATCAAGCAATGAATAGCACAATCCTTCAAGAAACAGTCAACCCATCATTCAACCTCATCCCACCCACttcaaaagtaaaagaaaaaaagggaaaggGAACATCTGAGGAACCTGAAAATTGTTCAATTCTGCGTCACTAAGAGCACCATCCCTGTCATGGTCACAAAGAATAAAAATTCGCTTCAAGGCTCTCACACACCGTGGCTTCAGAGTTTGTGTTTCCTGATCAAATAGCGGGCCTGTTGGATGAAGCACTGCCTTTTGTGCGTAGTAGAAAACTTCAGGGATCTATCAAAATGGAGATACATAAAAAGTTCAATTCCTGATAGTATCAATGCGATCTATAGACATCAATTACTATCATACAATTAACCATAATGATGTCAGTTGTCACATATGTGCAAATAAGAACACAAAGCAGAAAACAGAAATCAATGCTAAAACCACCCTACATTTTATCAGCATATTTACAGCATCTGCCTTTCGTATTAACTCCAAAATGAAAACAAGAGAGGACCTCAACTCATACCTGAATGTGTTTATATGCTGAACACTCAATACAAGTTTCAATCTCACGAAATTGTTGCATTATTGGTGACATCACCTGTTCCAAGCTCACTTGTTGCTGGTCATCTCTTAAATCCAACTTACAGCCTACTACTATTACAGGCACCTTCACCTGCTCAATAATAATTAACCTCAATTGCTGCAGAAGTCGATCAATTAAGAAAATAATACTCCACAATCCGCATGATCTACAAGGTCATctaagcaaatgtagttgcttaTATTCAAGTATGGTGAAATCTTAAGTGAGCCAATTAGCTGCCAAAAGCATATTTAAGTTGCTTAGACACAGGTTTAAATGCTGATAAACTGAAAATGTAAAATTAGCTATGATATTTTTATCCATAAGGTCTTTTTGCTCATAACATGTCAACTTTATAGAATTTGAGTTGAATCCAACACAGGCACAAGAAATTAAGAGCTGAAAGAGCATGATTAAAAACTTTTTAACAACCTCAACTCCCCTTCACATATTTTCCATCAAAAGAAGAAACTAGAAAATACAAATGCAAATTAAGATAGAAACCTCTAATTGGCGAAGTTCTGGAAGCCAGAAAGTACTCAATCTATTAAGAGTCTCAGGCTGATCGCACGCATAAGTAAGCACAACAGCATCAGCTCGCTTCAGCTCCTCTGCTAGTTTACCTCTATCCTCCGGACTAACCAAACAAAGATTCAAGAATTAAGCCCAAAACACgccaataaacaaaaaaaaaagtacctAATCACATTCAATTCCTATATTGCGTTAATCCAACTAAGTCCCAGCTAGAGCTATTAAACGAAGTTTACGGTTATGTCACTATAAATTCTGAAGAAATTGAGTGATAGCAGACTAAGAAATAGAAACTATACTTGGAGGAGGTGTCGATGATGGTGATTGGAACACGGTCGGGGTAGAAATCTTCCGGCAAACGAGTGGGCGGCAACAACCGGGGCACATTCGTTGGGAAAGTTTCGGCAGCAGCTGTTACAATCAAGCTCGACTTTCCAGTGCCTCGATCACCGGCCACCACGATGCGAACCCCGGTCTTCCCTTCCGGATTCGAAGATTTAGCCATTCAAAAAAGAATCAAAAACTACAAAAAGAAAAGGTAAAATAAATCAGCAATAGGATATTTAAGAAAGCCAAGTGGAATAGCTAAGGTGAAGCATCAAAACGCATTCTAAATACAGTAAGATGGACggagaaattttgattttgagaaACAAGAGATGAAATGGGGTAAGCGAGTAGCATGGAAAGTAAATAACCTGAAGATTGAAAGGAAATAGATGAGAGAGAGGGGTTTTGGTTTTGGTTGCGCGGGTGGAGGCCGCCAAAACCCTAAGAAGGGACGGCGGAGGCGGTGAAGGCTGTGCTTGTGGTGGAGGCGCTCTTTTTGGGAAAGTTCACGAACAAGAAATTTCCCGGACTCAAACGAAGATGTTTGTaaattttctctttctttttttttttattaatttgtatTTGGTTCGAACTGAGAGCGCCGTTTTTCTGTTGGGACGACCATGGCCATTGATACAAAGATGGCTACTGAACGGCCAAGATTTGATTTAGGTCAGAATTAAccctttttttattaattatattggTTAAAATATCTCCAGGTCCTTATAATTTTGCACATTTAAAAAttagtctctatatttttatttcaaagaaTTTAATCTCTCTACTTTTGTGATTTCTAGGCATATTTTAACCTATTATATAAAGAAAATAACTAAATTCCTAAATagaagaaaatggactaaattgtaattatatAAAGAGTACAAGAAGTAGGCATATTTTAACCTATTATATAACTTTTAGCTTTCTtgaaaaaatagttaaaatttgttgttAGCCCCACTACTTCTATTATATGAAAAGAAtctaaaaagagagaaaagaggaCTGGTGTGAAGGAGTGGTGGAAAAAAGGTATTGTGAAGAGCTTGCGAAAATGAACAAAAAGAAGCAGAGCTGGGAATGTGCCATAATCATGATAATGTTGGTGGGGAGATTTAGTGGTCGGTTGATGATTAATTATACagagaagaggaagaagaagaagaagaagaagaaaggactAAAAGCAATACGGGAAGTGTGGAGTGGTATGATTCATTTAGTGGGGAGATTCCTAAGAGTGGTGCAATTAGCAATGCCACCCACTATGTAACCATTTGCTACATTGCTCAGCTTCGTGAGAGGTTGAAAATGATGATGAACGGGTATGGGGTTTTGGGGGTTctttttcaataattttaatatttatattttttataaatataaaaattttaatattttttatgattttactttttgaatttttatgtattttttatttttataattttttaaaaagttagaatcaaaactaaattaATAGAATACATAAATATTGAgaattaaatttgctattatgcTAATAAAATAAGGTCACATTAACATTTAGTTAACGATTCAATAGATGAAtgaccaaaatattaaaaattaaattaaaaatttttataattgagtgatcaaaataaaaaatactttaacaattgaGTGACTATTAATCTAAtttatctttaaattttttaGGGTTGTTTGGTTCAAGCAATCTTACTTTCTCAATATACTTGTCACATCCCATAACTTTTTAAGTCTATAAACTTGAGTGTTTTGATCAATTGGGATTGGAATGGATATAGTGAACACGTTTATGATGCATGTTTTTTTATTTAGGTATACTTTTAGCCCCTCCTAATGAGCCACTTGCTATTCTTTTATCGACCCGCATTTTTTACCTCGCAAGTGGCGAGTTGTCTCTGCAGCTTTGGGAGCTCTCTAATTTGTGAATGTTGGAAAATCAGCTTTAGAAAATGCAAAGGAAAATAGATTTCAGGACAAAAtagagttttaaattatttttctaaaattagaatttgattgtgatatctaaaataataaacacttaattaaaattgtattttttttattcgtCTAAGATGAACGCTTTGATCGAGTAGTATTCTCTACTATCCTCAAAACACGTTTGTTGAGTTTGTGCTTGCTTTGAATCAAAAAAAATTTCCACAAAATTACTAATGggacaatttcacaatttttctaaactttagagtcaagttataaataagaaaaataatgacTCATGGCCCTTCTTATATGGAGAGaaattagagagttcaactataattaaacttaatcattttaatattaaattaatataatacttatcaacataaatattagattaaatttaatattaaatctattaaattaatagaatatttatttacaagataaatatttaatttaatattaagataattactttaatattaaattaataaaatactataagATAagtgtaacgtcccctaaccctataccgtcaccagaacagggttacgagacattaccagtcagtacagttcaattccggtcattaattaaaataaatattcacacacatcctagttttaagatgccgctcctttaatgggcccttgcggtccaatatgaacagtaaattcaattcaggactaatttagaatcactacgaattcttagtaaatttcaaaattcatactacataccattgccaaccataatttactcatttcatcaatacttctataacctaaatgactctcataaaacgtcctaggtacatgccattatcaatactcaacatattttaccttaatgaattcgggatcgtcttgggatgctgattcaacgtactatctttacttaactgcATGCGAAACAAACCGTATcttgagtatggtatactcagtggtatttctataatccaaacaattaataatataacaaatacttaagatcataataataattacaattattcaattatttattcatagataaatttcaactacttaccatataaattttatacagttcatataataaacacaataacataattgttcaattcttaaataaatccattactatttactccgttctttcacttactattcggtatagctttccttaatttactcacaattcaatatcattaaactatattcaactatatacttatcaatcatattccattttaattcatttcaataatagtcaatttcatttatatcatatcaacttactatcaCGATAGCTTTCAATatatacatacgattcatatatctcaaatcacatttcaatttatcaagtggcatcatatatcatcaattcgaactccaatcatttcatgaacctttggttcatattttcaatttcatataaattttcaattctcaattcaatttctcatttcatttcaatagcttgatcaatcaaatttattcgatttatctttcacttatttacccctattaacaaatcggactttggcggatacagtTCCAACCCAAACACGCccgtacggcacattgtgcctaaaacggtacatagtacctgatcagtatacgacaTATAAAGTGCCTAagacgacacacgaggtgcctaatacgacacacgaggtgcctgatactacacacgaggtgcctaaaatacgacacataaagtgcctaattggtaaagccggcaaatcccgtacactttcagatcctatggcatgccaattatatcctaCTTAGCCCgattagttaatagggtatttcattcactttctcaatttaataattctttcatcaatatctcattcaaataattacatatatttacccattttcacaattcatacaatttcattcaattcaacaatatatttcaattattcacattaattcataattcaatacaattcaattcacttttcaatatcaaatattcaaatatcacaatctcatatattcatatcaatttcctcatatttctaatcaatatattttttcaatataatattcattcaatattcaaatttctacataaatcatatatattatataattcaatcaatataaattcaatcaaaataatttcaatcaatataaattcaataaattcatcgcataccaaaatcaatccattccaattgtaaaacatcataattctaacactaacaattgccatatgtatataaatataacaaataataactaagttcagattatagaaatacaaaccgtaatttttgagctaactcccgttgactttgtcttgtcctttcttagccgagatttccggtaccacattgattacgaaattaatacaattcataatcattaatacattactaattcataacttgagttacataattctaaattaagatccgctaatttttcctgaaactagactcacaaatattcttacaataaaattttcagaattttggtttagccattaagtacggtttattctttaaattcacccctattctcatTGTTCGACAGTTtagtcccttcttcactaaaaattaattatctcacagacagaactcggataatattccgttgatttctcctaaaaatagactcattagggattctaaaaatataactttaagcctctaattatttttcttcaatttttggtgattttcttcaattctgacattgtctcacaaaattcattatatctcataatttacaattcaattgcttatatcgtttcttctataagaaattagactcaataagatttaatttcatattttattcatcttctaattcgatttctataatttttatgatttttcaaaattagactactgctgctgtctaaaagcagttttagtgcaaaatgttgatttactttaatttcaatttaatcctaactaaattctcttacttttctatcttaattcatactttatttctattcaaattttgtccaaactcatacttaactattaaatttccagcatattttcataatttcgaatttatttccatttaatccctaaaactcaaaacttatagcttagtttacgattcaatcctttattcaattccaatcaaaaattctatcaaataaacccccaattccatcattttattcaacatgaaccaaacttagaaatctaatgactttcaaaatttctacttaaaacaagtactatttatctctaggattccaaaaaaactcaaaaatcataagaaaatgggctaaattgacttaccaaattaacttggaacctttaaaaccttattttccctttttcttttctttctttctttctcccctgtttcttctctgtttcgtttcctgCTATTCTGTTTCCTtccttctttttattcttttgtttctttcctttatttccttttatttactttacttttaataataataatttaatatatattttaacacataaaatctcagatttttatgtttatgtcatctcacttaggacaaatggcataattgccattttggtcctcttcattttcttttaatctataatttaactttcatcctttattcaatttagtccttttcttaattactcttaattaaattaaattcacttaattaaactctaattaaccactcattttacttaagtaaatatttttaataaatatttacgaatccgtttCGAAATAGAGACCGAAAATACattttttcggtaacggtaaattcgggtcgttacaataagtatcaaattaaatttaatattaaatattattaaaataatattatttttagaattgttaatctaaaatcaaattatccGGTAGAGTCCTAGTAGGAGCATGATTCCTCCACTACTTAACTGTCGAAGGACCACCCCGACCCTTTGGAATGTGTAAATCGTGTCCAATGGTGCCATTGCAAGTGCGATACCCTCACAGCACCCCGAGCGGTTCAGTCTGGGCCAATGACAGCCCAACTAGTCCAGTCCAAAGATCGATTGCTCTTTGCTGTCGTCTATCTGCTTCTCTTTTTTTCAATCTTCTCTTACATCTCAAGCTTTGGTTGATAAATATTGGACattgaataatattttaaaatatttgaaattttagtgCTAATGTAATTAACTTtgttaatgttttaaaattttaattgaatttgtAAGGGATATACtatgtttatgtaacaccccctaaccctaaatCGTTACCGGAACAGGAGCATTACCAGACCTTTTAGACATATTACGAACTTTATACAAATAAATAACATacatattttaaaacattcataatgtcccttttgAGGACCCTCGAGGCCCGAAATATGTGTTAGAAGCGATTCGGAACCAATTCGAGTGCTCaagaaatttttcatgaaattccaaaatttttctcaaatacagggcttacacgcccatgtggatcaggccgtgtgggctcaatataacccctttttAATCATCTAGCCAACCCTGCAAACTTAAAACGTACCCAATTCAAACCAATATCACAACCAATTCAATTTTATATACAATTACACTTGCATCATATCAAAACATCAATCTATTAATTTACTCAAGGTATAATCATAAgaattttacatttaatattcaaactaatttagttaatttcattaaTTTCCATTTTTTTAAACTTTATATCAAAAGTACCATTTCATAGTCTTATCATTTCACATAACCATTCAAACACATCATTTACTACCAATTCCAAAATGACTCATAcataacctaggtacatgccacttttaccaaaagaaatatacatcaccaaagttTTCTGAGATCGAAATTGGCTTTGGATGCTAGACCGGAATGTTTGACTTCAACTAACCTGCACATggaaaacaaccgtacgctgagtatggatatactcagtgctattactataattcaaattacttgATATAACATACAAATCATGCttattaaaatttacaaatcaCAAAATATACTTATTCATTACATAAAAACCATAGCCATTCTAAATAGCTTTTCTTTACTCATTTCATTCATCAATACACTTTTGTCTATTCGTGAACAATGATTCATACCATGCATTTTCATAATCTCATTTCATTGATTCATCAATCATTCCCTGAACTTTTAGTTCATTCGTTCATTCTCATTTCTCAATTTCAATTTCTTATTTCATTTCTCAATCAAGATCATTTACTTTCATTCAATTTTACCATTTCATTcgttacccctattaacaagactcggactttggcggatacacggatccaaccaaacactccagtatggcacccagtgcctcatcggatagttcgaagcaaataaTTGACACCCAATGTCTTATTGGCCAAGCCGAAGTAAGTTGATACCCAGTACCTcgtcgaatctatccgaagtaatATAGTGACACCGAGTGTCTTATCaactcgaggtcgaagtatccctaaacacttccaatcctatggcatgccaactatatccgactcagcctgaCTAGCtaatagggtatttaaatcaCATAAAACctcaattcaatcacaatttctcacattttcaattcaatcatttttccatctttcaatcaatattcaatccatatattcacacattttcacaattcaatacattttcattcaattcaatatcaatactCACCTTAATTTCTCTTACCATGCATATTAATCACTATtcacaattaataataaataaattcgaattatagtaatacaaaccagaATTTCTCCCGAGTTACTCTCaaacaatcttttcctttcccttctAAGCCGATGTCTCCAGTTCGATGTTAGttacgaaaattaaaattaaaataatttacaattattaatACAACAATTATTCACATTAAATACTTGAATTTCCTATTTAACTTCTAccttaattccaatttaatcttAACGAAAATTATCTATTTTTTCATCCCAATTCACACTTTATTTATATTCAATTTTCAACCAAACTTAAACTTAACTCTCTAATTTTCAACATAAATAACTAATTTcgaatttcttacaatttagtccctattacacaaaatttaTAGTCTTTCTACAATATAATCTTTCTCCCAATTCTACTTAGAAATTCTATTAATTCAATCTCTAATTCACACTTTTACTCAACAAAATTAGTATCTAAAAATTTAAtaacttcaaaaatttcagcatatgcttaataatattttattctaGAATCATAAAactcaaaattacaaaaattaatttaaattgagTTACCAATTAAAATTCAAACTTTAAAATCTCTAatttccccttttctttctttccctttc
Above is a genomic segment from Gossypium arboreum isolate Shixiya-1 chromosome 8, ASM2569848v2, whole genome shotgun sequence containing:
- the LOC108469759 gene encoding mitochondrial Rho GTPase 1-like, with protein sequence MAKSSNPEGKTGVRIVVAGDRGTGKSSLIVTAAAETFPTNVPRLLPPTRLPEDFYPDRVPITIIDTSSNPEDRGKLAEELKRADAVVLTYACDQPETLNRLSTFWLPELRQLEVKVPVIVVGCKLDLRDDQQQVSLEQVMSPIMQQFREIETCIECSAYKHIQIPEVFYYAQKAVLHPTGPLFDQETQTLKPRCVRALKRIFILCDHDRDGALSDAELNNFQVKCFNAPLQPSEIVGVKRVVQDKLVEGVNERGLTLTGFLFLHALFIEKGRLETTWTVLRKFGYNNDIKLSDDLIPYSSFKRAPDQSVELTNEAIEFLKGVYELFDSDLDNNLRPIEVEDVFSTAPENPWNDAPYKDAAEKTALGGLSLDAFLSEWALMTLLDPARSLENLIYIGYPGDSSSAIRITRRRRLDRKKQQSERNVFQCFVFGPANAGKSALMNSFLGRPYLDSYSPTADEQYAVNVVELPGGIKKTLVLREIPEDGVSKLLSSKESLAPCDIAVFVYDSSDESSWKRATELLMDVAGHGEDTGYEVPCLIVAAKDDLDSFPMAIQNSTRVSQDMGIEAPIPISSKLRDFNNIFRRIVNAAEHPHLSIPETEAGRSRKQYHRLINRSLMVVSVGAAVAIVGFAAYRVYAARKNASS